atttattatataaatccGCGGGTATTCCCTACgtgattaaaaaaactgtcattattttcatcgatgaaaattttcgactcgTACACTTCTCGCATCATTCATTTATCGTACGTTACATCGCGCCTGATGATAAAGTTTTCAATTGCAAACGTAAAATGTTACGCAAATAATTGGTAGAATCTAGAATCTCGACGTGCACGCAAGATTgaagtttcatttttatctcgatgatattattattcgatgAACCGTACAACGTGAGGTGATGTAACGACTCGTTATCCGTTATCTCTCAACGATCTGATctcgatataatataatataaatttctaCACATATATCGCTCGGATCAGAAgggtttatattatatattaacgAGCTATCGATCATTGCATCCTCGAAATTAACGCTTATAAACCCAAAGATAGAATGGGAGTGACCgtgcttgaaaaaaaagctGCGTATAGCGAATATGAAACAAAATGGAATGAAtggtacactgagagaaatttttagttccggttcttaactattttcactttttaccacaatcgaaaaatatagtttcaAGTAcgtaatgaaaattagttttctagccgttaccggaaagtctagtatccgttgctattctttctcgttacgatcactgttgctatattttcttgtaactttTGCGacaatttaatgctcgtgcaagaataattTTACGTTAAAGccttttttaaccaaaaaagtaTAGtgaacctcagaaactgattttgcgttgcaattaccgaaaaaagatcgacgatagcgcaaaatgtttacgcgtacctcgtttttcccacctccaacaatattcaaacagttttttttttaacgatacctgttttactcaatttttctagctactgtaacgaatgaaatttttctcagtgtagatAGTTGATAGTACAACgcatataattattcaactttaCATACTACTGTAATAATACCGGTTTCGTTTCCTTGGCTAGCGGATTTattcttcatcattttttttcttcagctcTACTAATTGCAAGGGAATAATAAACGTTAAATGATCGATGGTATCGACAATGTTACGTTTGTTAAGCAAACGGAGATACATTACGCAGATAGTTTACGATTACAAAGTGAATTAGGAATAAACAAGCGAGCAAAGGTGCGAGTATAATTAACCTTCAAAGATAGGATGCAGGGGAGGTTAATCGAAAGGttttaaacaatttaataTCCATGCCGAGTTATAACGAACGTAGAAATCAATCCCAACCAGTTACGTGCTTGTGTggttgggggaaaaaaaaataaaaatcaagtaagtaggtaaaaattatttacgatacgtgtacgtaatatataatacatgttaTACGCCTTAGCCGACGCAGGCTTATGTCGGATACAACGAattcggaccttgaaaattaTCTTTCAGCGATCCGTAATGACGTGCGAAAAATagacagagagagaagaaaaagagaaaaaaattatgagaaatgGGAAACGTcaaagagcgaaaaaaaaaaaaaaaaggaaaaataaataagaggATAAAAAAGATATTCAGAGATAATGCTCGAAGCCTACGAAGTCTAATCTATCAAAATTAAGATTAGAGCTCTGCCTCTCGATCCTGCTTGTGAAAATATAGAATTAATTACGCATCAAGTATATTTCACGCGTTGTCTGCAGCAGCTGCGATCATTTGCGGGATAGATgcgaattattaatttatattattaatgaGGAATATTGCGgggaaaattgtaatttttaaagtTTAATAGTCAAATTATGCAAAACATAACGACTTCAAAGTCGCTGAaagagagacaaaaaaaaacaaaaaaagaacaaattaaatttatgcAGCTAATTCGCTTTGAACTTTTTCATCTAGGAATATTTTGCGTTACAGTATTCGTTCCTATTTTCCTCGAGATCagataataatttatccaGCGATTCTACGGCTCTGTTTCTCCTTTCGCTTTCGCCCAGATTCAGGTTTCGACGATTACAGAATACTAGCGAGTCGGTGTAGTAATAATTTCCAAGCAAGTTTTATTAAACCGTGCGTTTACAAACTTAATcaagatatatattatatagtttAGGCAACTTTAACCGTCTGGGaattggtttaaaaaaaacaaaaaaaaaaaaaaaacacacacacttTATCGTAAGATCGTTTCAATGTAACGTTTTTTATTATGATTCACATCGCGTTAATTGTTTATACGGCATACGATGATGCGTTATTATGTTAATTAGGTATCGCAATTAGCCTCAGTTGTTtcgaaaagaaacaaacaacaaaaaaaaataaaataaaataaaattgaaatttctgaaCACCGAATTATACTATCCTGATGAATTATTTATCACttattaatgaaaatcgtCCGTAACAATATACagacaaagagaaaaaaatgtacatattATTTGACGTTGAAATGGTCAAACGTAAAATCGAACTAACGTCCAAAGCTGGAGTGTCAAAGACGATAAACGACGGCTTATCGCGACCCCAAAGATTCCGGAGagaggaaataaagaaaaaaaaaaaatgcgtcgAATAAAAGCAAAATGAAACAGTAGAAAAAGAGGGTGTAACGaatggagaaagaaaaatcgtttaaaaCTATTAAACGTTCAAACACTATAATTAATAACATAccaagataaaaataaaaattcatccatCGCGATTCTACACTaaacaatattatttacaAGGAAATGGCAAATAATTTAACATTTTCCTCTACGTTACAGACGCGGATTTGAGCATGGGGGCTGGCGGGGCTGGTGGGCCAGTTTTGGGCCTGCCAGGGGCCGGTGTGGCCGGCGTTTTGTCACAGCACTGTGCGATATGCGGTGACAGAGCGACGGGGAAACATTACGGCGCAGCATCGTGCGACGGTTGCAAGGGTTTCTTCAGAAGATCCGTCAGGAAGAATCACCTCTACACGTGCAGGTATGTGTAAGAGACACGCGAGTCgaaattgagaaaagaaaaaaaaaaatattcacaccTCAACAAACCAAAAAATCAACCTTGCTTGTAAGATACGTACGAGCACAAATTTTCCCCAAGGGGGTTTGTAAGCTTTTTCATTTACGGATATTGAAAAGAGTTGCagttacttttaaaaaatgaattcacaAACATCAAATTACCTTGCCACAGGTGCGattgtgaaaaatcgaaatttgtgtacgtatatacatcgTTTTGCTTCAGGTTTAGCAGAGCGTGCGTGGTGGACAAGGACAAAAGAAACCAGTGCAGATACTGCAGACTGAGAAAATGTTTCAAAGCCGGCATGAAGAAAGAaggtaattaattttcaacgatgcgatagaagagaaaattttttatttttttttttttattcaaatacgcggcaaataaaaataattccaaaaattcgaCGCAATCCTTGACTCGCGTTTTTCGCACAATATCTTTTTTCAGCCGTTCAAAACGAAAGAGATCGAATCAGCTGTCGAAGACCGAGTTACGAGGAGCAAGGAAACGGTGTCGTCGGTTTATCCGTGGCTTCGCTTTTGAATGCGGAAATGCTCAGCCGTCAAGTTGGCGCAGCGTTAGAGGTTTGTATATAAAATGCGACGCTGTtgcggaatttttttattcatttatttttttttttttccaattctatCCGCATCAATTTcggtaaaaaagtttaaaaaaaaaaaaaaaaaattcaaatgcgAGAAAGGGAAAGAGGGCTCGATTTTTCTGCCAactttgttttgattttttttattttcttccttcgTCGTTCGTTTCGCAACCTTATTTACAACGTTGACAAAACGGATTCGCAGCAGCTCGGAAGTCCGAACAGCGAGATAGATCTGAGCACGAAGCAAGTGGCGAGTATAAACGACGTGTGCGATAGCATGAAACAACAGCTATTAATTTTGGTGGAATGGGCGAAATACATACCGGCCTTCAGCGAGCTCATTTTGGACGATCAGGTGGCCTTGCTGAGGGCGCATGCCGGCGAACACCTTCTCCTCGGTGTTGCGAGGCGCAGCATGCACCTCAAGGACGTTCTTCTCTTAGGCAACAATTgtgtaataacaaaaaattgtccTGGTAAGTAAAGCTCCCGGGCAATATGCGGCGCCAAGCGCGTACGTATAAatcatatgcatatatatacatattattctTGTTggtgttgttattgttattaattatgTACGTGCGAATAACGTACGTCGATTTGTTTCCGTGTTGTACAGATATAGATcgtgtatggggcattccgtgacATCTCGATCGAGATTCTACGTCGATGTTCTCAGATTggttttatgattttttttttttgtggtatGAAATTTCACGACGACAAATGtgatcgcaatttttttcatcatttttttcacccagcGTGCCTCAAGTGTGATTTAAGAAGCTtctgaaatctgaaaaagaaaaatcaaaaaaatcttaaaaaatgtaacgtaATTATTGACACCTGCGTTGGAAGATGGAGATTTCGTAACTTTGAACGACAAATAAGACTgaaaagacgagaaaaaacaaaaaaaacaaaaattattattattattcgattgcatttttgaaataagaacgaacgtagaatcttgatggagatgtcatggaatgccctatatatatatatatatatatgcatataatacaGATACCTATATACAGGCCCTTGTTCTTCAGTATTATATGGTATTAATGCGGTCAGGGATTCGGTGTGGTGCATGTacagataattatttttttcttcatgtcGTGTCGCGTGGGAAGTTACTAACAAAATGTTAGCTATCTCTTATATTtaactcccccccccccccctcccctcccccccccccctccccaaaATTGTTAAACACTGGAAATGCACGTGTCCGAATCAGTAGATTTCGCAAGTTGAACATTTtctacggtttttttttttgttagcaTTCTTCGAAGTTGAAATGTTACgagcaaattattattcttgccATAGTTTTCTTCGACCTGAAATAATATCCCTGAGTAATTAACGTATTGTACATAATCCTAGAGCCGAACTAAAATCGCAAGCGTGCCAAcaacggcggccattttgacttTTTCCTATGTAGTGTACGAAATTCGAATCTATCGATTGTCCCAGGCAAGTGGACTTTCTGTATCGTTGAATAATCGTTTAATTTGCAGTACAGATTTGAACGtgcttttttattcttcgtaaTTCAACTCGAGTAATTCATTGGTATGCGTGCACTTGTGTTTTTATGTGGCGGCGGGTATGAAATTGTGGTTCATTTATGCAATTCTGAGGTACACGGTTTATTGAACAGTTTTTACTCAGACAAATTCTTAGCTCTATAGATTTCCGTAATATCGCACGTATTTGATGGATATCGAGATATCCTTCAGAAGTACGTGACAAATATTTCGTGTAGGTTATCTGTATAAGAGCGCGGGTGTTGaatgtcgaaatttttcacaatttttgatAACCGCGAGTATATTAAATGTGTCGGTAAATCGTTGTACAGTAATTTTAAGAAATACTGCATCGGCTCAcgacttttattttcaacacacacacaaacgcacgtatcaattttcttatttttgtcattttatcAGACGATCGTTGGAAAATGTCGCTCTCTATAAAACGCAATATTATAAGTCATAGTCTAGGTTGCGGATCAAGGTGAATATGTTATTATACACTTGTCTGTGGAGCGTTAATCATCGGACATTATACGCTGcataaataaacatttatttttacgtaactTTGTTGATGCGATAACGGagagtaaataaatatgtatacacctatatatacgtataaatcgTAAATATTCGAGAATATCTCAACTGTCGCAATGTCTGcaacatttaaaaatacctataaatattgtacactGGTATAAAACGTCTGGCTTGAAGtgaattgattgattgaatttaaattgtgaaaatagaAGTATAAAAATGCATGAACTCTGCATGCAAAACTGCACGCCACTGTAACATATTATTCGTTTCTCCATATGTAATGCAAATGCGGATGAAAGTACGTCAAGGCCTCGAAATGAAGTTTCTTTAAAGATTCAAAAATAGTACATTATGTTACAAATGTGGGAAATGGGCGATTTCCATCGAGTGTGAAGTAAGCAGCGTGAGCCGCAAAGCGAGCGCTGTAAATACGCGAGTCGGATAACACCCATCCTCACGTGTGACACACGCCATCTTTACCAACACCTGTGAAGGAAAGTTTGAATTGATAAGCAAACTAATGTAATTTGAGAATTCAGAAGAAGTAGACCAAGGACAATTAAGGGGGCCAGAAGCATAGGCTCGGCTTCGTGAAACCTAACCTAAGCGCGCCAACTTCAGGTTGAACTCGGACCAATTACGTCATCGGAGGCGCGTATCGGGAAaggtgcgcatgcgccaaggAAACCTTAGTGtgtaaaattgtgaattttaatATACGCATGCGCAAGCGTCGTTTTACCGCACTTTACGCACGCTCCACAGGCTTTGTTGATCCAACTTTCCAAGCATGTGTTGAAAAGAGatgatttttctctaattaccCTGAACTAACACACGCTTCAATTTATACCAAATCAATTCGGGTTCTTATTGTATTGCATAATTTCGTCGAACATTAGGGATAGTTTATTCGTATATTCATATATCATTATGCACGGCAATGGGGTGTAGCTAGTTCGACTGAGTCCGGCGTAATTGTTCTCtgtgtttatattatacacctaGAGTTGCATGGTCGTGGAATATGGTTCTGCTGGATAATGGATATGCCTGTACATTTACCTGTCGCAATGCATCGGTGGTAACAGGAAGGcacttgattgaaaatatgattGCCGGGCTCAGTCTAGATTTTAAGAAGAACGGTATAACCGTTGTGTCAGTAATCTTGTTGTCCACAGAGGGACGCAGCCAGGACCTCGACATAAGCAGAGTCGGGACTAGGATTATGGAAGAGCTTGTCAAGCCTCTACACAACGTGCAAATCGACGACACGGAATTCGCTTGTCTCAAAGCCATAGTGTTCTTTGATCCGAGTGAGTATCCAatcttaaaaataataatgtaaatcGACTAAGGAAGCAAGCCTCGTTTTACACTACGACATCATCTTCGCCCGAGTAACGTATCGTTTCAAACCTCGGGAAATGACGATAGTTTTCGCAACTTTGGACTAGTACAGTTTTTGTGATAAGAGTTCACGCCCACGCTTAACGCACTTCATGCGCGAGCCAAAACGGCCCCCGCTCCGCCAAAAagtgtcaaattttcaaatggcGATATCTCAGCAACCAAGGCATATTcgatcaaaaatcaaaaacggCGTTAATTCGGAGGTCTTGCACTTTCACCACGGGAAACGGGAACCCGATCCGCGACATCGGAGGTCCCTAATCCCCTTGTCAGTGCAGCCAATTGAAAACGCCGTTAGTGCAACTTACTTGACGCGAGAGAGTTTGGCGTCTTCCCGTTTCGAGTATGTTGGCTTCCCTGTCTAGCGTAAGGAAAACATTGCCGCGGTACGATATCGCCGACCAATAGAGTTGAATTacctcgcgcatgcgcagtcgagGACCGACTGTGCCGTACGTTTGACACATCCTTAAACGTCATCAAAATTCATTCCCCCGTTGTATAAACGATTCACTAAAATAACAGAGTGTAAAACGACTTTTCCACAGACGCAAAAGGGCTTAGCGAGCCGGCCAGAATCAAGCATCTCCGTTACCAGATCCAGATAAACCTCGAGGATTACATAAGCGACCGTCAGTACGACAGCCGAGGTCGTTTCGGCGAGATCCTCCTGACGTTACCGGCCCTCCAGTCGATCTCGTGGCAAATGATCGAGCAGATACAATTCGTCAGGCTGTTCGGAGTCGCGCACATCGACAGTCTCCTCCAGGAGATGCTGCTCGGCGGCGCCACGGCCGAAAACAACGGCTCGGCGTCTCTGCCGATACCGAACGCGCCCGGAAGCTACGTCAGCAGCAACGAGAGTCCGAGCAGTCCGCTGACCCCTGCTCATCCCGGTCCCCTGAGTCCCCAGGACCACATGCTAGCCGCCGGAAGTCCGCCTGACATGATGCTCAGGGACCTCACGTCGATGAGTAACGAGGAACACACAACAGCCGCCGGTTTCAGGATGTTCAAACAGGAGCCAAGCCTCGAGGCCGAACCGCCGGGTTTTTGACTAGACGATGAACTTCCGTCCATTTATCCGGAAGAGATGGCCTGCTGAaaatcctcctcctcctcctcctcctcctcctcatatTCGTTCCTGCAAGCTCATTATTATGTGTAGTGCACGATCGACCTTAAATTTCGATGCAAGGTGTAATTATCCGAAATCGACAA
Above is a genomic segment from Neodiprion pinetum isolate iyNeoPine1 chromosome 1, iyNeoPine1.2, whole genome shotgun sequence containing:
- the Hnf4 gene encoding hepatocyte nuclear factor 4-gamma isoform X2, whose amino-acid sequence is MGKGAAWWRNQGRRGSHRARDDRGDDCRMKMDGHVIQKLVPIRNGPQIDRFGEGNTDHPYPHASASRDDADLSMGAGGAGGPVLGLPGAGVAGVLSQHCAICGDRATGKHYGAASCDGCKGFFRRSVRKNHLYTCRFSRACVVDKDKRNQCRYCRLRKCFKAGMKKEAVQNERDRISCRRPSYEEQGNGVVGLSVASLLNAEMLSRQVGAALELGSPNSEIDLSTKQVASINDVCDSMKQQLLILVEWAKYIPAFSELILDDQVALLRAHAGEHLLLGVARRSMHLKDVLLLGNNCVITKNCPVILLSTEGRSQDLDISRVGTRIMEELVKPLHNVQIDDTEFACLKAIVFFDPNAKGLSEPARIKHLRYQIQINLEDYISDRQYDSRGRFGEILLTLPALQSISWQMIEQIQFVRLFGVAHIDSLLQEMLLGGATAENNGSASLPIPNAPGSYVSSNESPSSPLTPAHPGPLSPQDHMLAAGSPPDMMLRDLTSMSNEEHTTAAGFRMFKQEPSLEAEPPGF
- the Hnf4 gene encoding hepatocyte nuclear factor 4-gamma isoform X3, coding for MGKGAAWWRNQGRRGSHRARDDRGDDCRMKMDGHVIQKLVPIRNGPQIDRFGEGNTDHPYPHASASRDDADLSMGAGGAGGPVLGLPGAGVAGVLSQHCAICGDRATGKHYGAASCDGCKGFFRRSVRKNHLYTCRFSRACVVDKDKRNQCRYCRLRKCFKAGMKKEAVQNERDRISCRRPSYEEQGNGVVGLSVASLLNAEMLSRQVGAALEQLGSPNSEIDLSTKQVASINDVCDSMKQQLLILVEWAKYIPAFSELILDDQVALLRAHAGEHLLLGVARRSMHLKDVLLLGNNCVITKNCPEGRSQDLDISRVGTRIMEELVKPLHNVQIDDTEFACLKAIVFFDPNAKGLSEPARIKHLRYQIQINLEDYISDRQYDSRGRFGEILLTLPALQSISWQMIEQIQFVRLFGVAHIDSLLQEMLLGGATAENNGSASLPIPNAPGSYVSSNESPSSPLTPAHPGPLSPQDHMLAAGSPPDMMLRDLTSMSNEEHTTAAGFRMFKQEPSLEAEPPGF
- the Hnf4 gene encoding hepatocyte nuclear factor 4-gamma isoform X4, whose protein sequence is MGKGAAWWRNQGRRGSHRARDDRGDDCRMKMDGHVIQKLVPIRNGPQIDRFGEGNTDHPYPHASASRDDADLSMGAGGAGGPVLGLPGAGVAGVLSQHCAICGDRATGKHYGAASCDGCKGFFRRSVRKNHLYTCRFSRACVVDKDKRNQCRYCRLRKCFKAGMKKEAVQNERDRISCRRPSYEEQGNGVVGLSVASLLNAEMLSRQVGAALELGSPNSEIDLSTKQVASINDVCDSMKQQLLILVEWAKYIPAFSELILDDQVALLRAHAGEHLLLGVARRSMHLKDVLLLGNNCVITKNCPEGRSQDLDISRVGTRIMEELVKPLHNVQIDDTEFACLKAIVFFDPNAKGLSEPARIKHLRYQIQINLEDYISDRQYDSRGRFGEILLTLPALQSISWQMIEQIQFVRLFGVAHIDSLLQEMLLGGATAENNGSASLPIPNAPGSYVSSNESPSSPLTPAHPGPLSPQDHMLAAGSPPDMMLRDLTSMSNEEHTTAAGFRMFKQEPSLEAEPPGF
- the Hnf4 gene encoding hepatocyte nuclear factor 4-gamma isoform X7, producing the protein MGLSDADLSMGAGGAGGPVLGLPGAGVAGVLSQHCAICGDRATGKHYGAASCDGCKGFFRRSVRKNHLYTCRFSRACVVDKDKRNQCRYCRLRKCFKAGMKKEAVQNERDRISCRRPSYEEQGNGVVGLSVASLLNAEMLSRQVGAALEQLGSPNSEIDLSTKQVASINDVCDSMKQQLLILVEWAKYIPAFSELILDDQVALLRAHAGEHLLLGVARRSMHLKDVLLLGNNCVITKNCPVILLSTEGRSQDLDISRVGTRIMEELVKPLHNVQIDDTEFACLKAIVFFDPNAKGLSEPARIKHLRYQIQINLEDYISDRQYDSRGRFGEILLTLPALQSISWQMIEQIQFVRLFGVAHIDSLLQEMLLGGATAENNGSASLPIPNAPGSYVSSNESPSSPLTPAHPGPLSPQDHMLAAGSPPDMMLRDLTSMSNEEHTTAAGFRMFKQEPSLEAEPPGF
- the Hnf4 gene encoding hepatocyte nuclear factor 4-gamma isoform X1 gives rise to the protein MGKGAAWWRNQGRRGSHRARDDRGDDCRMKMDGHVIQKLVPIRNGPQIDRFGEGNTDHPYPHASASRDDADLSMGAGGAGGPVLGLPGAGVAGVLSQHCAICGDRATGKHYGAASCDGCKGFFRRSVRKNHLYTCRFSRACVVDKDKRNQCRYCRLRKCFKAGMKKEAVQNERDRISCRRPSYEEQGNGVVGLSVASLLNAEMLSRQVGAALEQLGSPNSEIDLSTKQVASINDVCDSMKQQLLILVEWAKYIPAFSELILDDQVALLRAHAGEHLLLGVARRSMHLKDVLLLGNNCVITKNCPVILLSTEGRSQDLDISRVGTRIMEELVKPLHNVQIDDTEFACLKAIVFFDPNAKGLSEPARIKHLRYQIQINLEDYISDRQYDSRGRFGEILLTLPALQSISWQMIEQIQFVRLFGVAHIDSLLQEMLLGGATAENNGSASLPIPNAPGSYVSSNESPSSPLTPAHPGPLSPQDHMLAAGSPPDMMLRDLTSMSNEEHTTAAGFRMFKQEPSLEAEPPGF
- the Hnf4 gene encoding hepatocyte nuclear factor 4-gamma isoform X5 → MKMNVKSIQHTLEYVYLGCMHLALSPRSLFPNTSVSPYTIGNIIIHADLSMGAGGAGGPVLGLPGAGVAGVLSQHCAICGDRATGKHYGAASCDGCKGFFRRSVRKNHLYTCRFSRACVVDKDKRNQCRYCRLRKCFKAGMKKEAVQNERDRISCRRPSYEEQGNGVVGLSVASLLNAEMLSRQVGAALEQLGSPNSEIDLSTKQVASINDVCDSMKQQLLILVEWAKYIPAFSELILDDQVALLRAHAGEHLLLGVARRSMHLKDVLLLGNNCVITKNCPVILLSTEGRSQDLDISRVGTRIMEELVKPLHNVQIDDTEFACLKAIVFFDPNAKGLSEPARIKHLRYQIQINLEDYISDRQYDSRGRFGEILLTLPALQSISWQMIEQIQFVRLFGVAHIDSLLQEMLLGGATAENNGSASLPIPNAPGSYVSSNESPSSPLTPAHPGPLSPQDHMLAAGSPPDMMLRDLTSMSNEEHTTAAGFRMFKQEPSLEAEPPGF
- the Hnf4 gene encoding hepatocyte nuclear factor 4-gamma isoform X6; its protein translation is MRFEEQFFTMLGDADLSMGAGGAGGPVLGLPGAGVAGVLSQHCAICGDRATGKHYGAASCDGCKGFFRRSVRKNHLYTCRFSRACVVDKDKRNQCRYCRLRKCFKAGMKKEAVQNERDRISCRRPSYEEQGNGVVGLSVASLLNAEMLSRQVGAALEQLGSPNSEIDLSTKQVASINDVCDSMKQQLLILVEWAKYIPAFSELILDDQVALLRAHAGEHLLLGVARRSMHLKDVLLLGNNCVITKNCPVILLSTEGRSQDLDISRVGTRIMEELVKPLHNVQIDDTEFACLKAIVFFDPNAKGLSEPARIKHLRYQIQINLEDYISDRQYDSRGRFGEILLTLPALQSISWQMIEQIQFVRLFGVAHIDSLLQEMLLGGATAENNGSASLPIPNAPGSYVSSNESPSSPLTPAHPGPLSPQDHMLAAGSPPDMMLRDLTSMSNEEHTTAAGFRMFKQEPSLEAEPPGF